TGTCATCTGTTGGAATTGAGGAATCTTTTCCCATGGCACCCAGCCTTCTGGAACCTTATTCCACAACCTACCCCAAATTAGACTTGTCCTAACCCTGCTGGCCTTTCACAAGGCACACAAAAAACCTGGCTTTGCCCTCAAGCCAAGTTTATGACTTGTCTTGGCTGCGAGTCTTCTTGGATGCTAACTCTGCGTCATTTTTGTTGGTTTTATACATGTATTCGAGATAGGCTACCCATacatttatgaaataaataaaagaagtgtTGCTTGAGAGAGCTAgagtttctttttaaagttttagtTCAACATGTACAGTGTTATAGCCGTGTGCATTACGAATTATGTTATACATTTGGGTTCTTTTCACCCCTTTTGCCTACATTTGGAATCACTGCAATTACTTCAAAAACAGAGAAGTTGGAGAATTCAAAACAGATTATCAGAGAAGAACATCATAACAACTTTTATTTTCTATTAAGTAATGGTAATAGAAATTGTTGGTTAGTTAACaattagttgttttttttccctctcaattTATTTGTCAGCCAAAGAAGCCTTTGAGAAAAGGATCACTCCTATAATCATAGACAATACAAACACACAGGCTTGGGAAATGAAGCCTTACATTGCTTTGGTCAGTATTCCATATTTTTTTAGTGTTCTTATgttgaatattgttttatttgtagatAAATGGGTGGGTGGTACATAGCAGCGTGCTTCAGAGggtgtggttttaaaaaaatcaagatggtggccataATAGGGCCATTGTTGGTCCGCACAAACAATCTccacataaaaaaaaatcaagtagagCTTTTATTGTGAATTTATGGCTGCCATTTGGAATTTTTTTACTATATCCTGTAGGTACACCAATAATGTAAcattatggagtccttggtgttttctgagcttggtggttttctggcagacatttcattaccaaactaggtaacatcatcagtattagatGCTACATTAAAATCCCTGTACCaaatctccactcccttctagcactgatgacgttacttagttgggtcatgaaacgtctgcaagaaataactgaggtcagagagcaccaagaaccctacaTCATAGTTCTACTACTACATttcacaaacctcactcccttctagcactgacaatgttacctagtttggtaatattTAGCTGTTCATTTGTTAGAAGATGAGGATGAGCTaagctttattgtcacttttttctgtgaacacgCTAGcccacattaaaaaatgaaattctgattccCGTTTTCAaaagtgtgtttgtgtatgtgtacacacacacccatacctatacatgtacatacatatacatgtgagatatatacacaaacacacacacacatacatatatacatatatatattatgtatgtataatatactaatactaatatattaatattaatatattatacagaggtctccaaacttgataactttaagacttgtggacttcaactcccagaattcttcagccagccgtgttggctggggaattctgggagttgaagtccacaagtctcaaagttgctaaGCTAGGAAATCCCTggtaaatataaacatatatattaatCACGGTCCATATTGAATACATAGCGGAAAAAAGTCTTGAGAGTTAACAAAATTGATACTATATAGTACAAAGCTATTACAAAATAAGCTAGAatggtgatttttattttttaaatttttatttttacgtTTTTTCTTCAGTCACAGCAACACAAATACAAAGTTATATTTCGTGAGCCGGATACTTGGTGGAAGTTTAAACCAAAGGAATTGGAAAGGTAATAATAGCAACTGTAGTAATTCTGTAACAACATTACTGTGTAACATCaatgagaaataaataataaacatatctCAGTTAGGAATCAATTCACTTGCTTGCAGAAAGCGTCTACTCAGCCTGCCTTCAAATTATCTATATTTCTGCAgtgctattgatttttttttctttagattttattGGTGTTTATACGATTTCATGGAATACTTAGGAATGGCAGTTTTATTTTCTGAATACTTGTTTTTACCTCAGAAATACCACCTTCCTTCGAGTGAAGGCATTCATTTAAACAGCGTCAAgggtatataaatatttttaagttgACATTAACAAAATTTGAGGACAGCTAGTCTTCTTTTGCACTAATTGTTTCCTCACTGATATAAAACATGATGGTTTTGAGCTGTCCTTTTCTTTTCACCTTTAAAATAAGTCAATAAATAGGCTACTTAtggtatgtaaaaaaaaaaaaagaattacaataCCCTGCAATTTTGGAAGGGCTTTGGAAGTCATCTACCTAAGTCTTTAAGGAAAAATCCCTTGTTTAGAGTATGAGAAGAATTAGGTAATGTTCGCGAGCTGCAGATCGGCGTGGAacagtaaatttttaaatttttaatttgtcattcatttttaaaaacattctctCAACTATGCATGCATCCTGCCTGTTTTGTGGTGGTGGCCTATCAAGTGTTTTGTTCTTTCCGATATTTAGGCGAAATGTTCATGGCGTATCTAAAGAAAAGATCAAAAGAATGTTGGAACGATATGAACATTGCCTGACCGCTAATTCAATTTTGAATTCTTCAATCTCAGATGACATGAGGACGCGCGAAATCTGTGGTGAAGTCCTTCATCGCGAAAAAAGGCAGGGGTAAACTGTCTACAGGTGTTCTAAGCGTGCTGTTTTAACGTACGAAGCTTATTGCGGGGTCCTCTTGGACGTGGAtcgtttttcttgaagacgttccaTGAGCCAACTGGGTCGCGTCAAGAGTGATAGAAGACAATAGTATTTGGTGCACAGCATCTAGCCTTCatggtagaacaggggtgtcaaacttaaggccctgGGTCAGATCTgggctgtggggtgcttagaaacagcaaaggagcagcccgcagtgcctctgccagcgaaaacggagctcgggagggctgtgcgCTCAGGCCTCCACGGGCATCCCGAAACAAGTGGCGTTGAGCTGGCcgtgcccatcctggccatgccccccgaggtcaaacacaaccctgatgcggccaacAATGACATCGAGTTTGTCACTCCTGTGCTAGAATATCAGGCTGTGTGAGGACAATCCGTGAGAGTTCCTTAGGCGGGCCATTCTCCGAACAGTttcaataaaaccaataaaaaatagACGTGACATAATTTGCCTTGATATTTCGTGTTTCCTGGCGATTTGCCGTTGCGCTTTTCCAATAGCAAAACGGAGCTCAAGCTGGTTTGCTACACTAGCATAGCAGGAAACGTATATTGGTCTGTCAAGATAATTGTAGACCATCTCCGTACCCGGTGAAAGATtttaataagaaaacaaaacaaaacagaatagcaTGCATAATGCTAATGTGAATGTCTTCATCTTTGTAGAGCTCCCTATTTATTTCAGTAGATAATATAAAGATACGACTATTTCTACTGAATTAGTCGTATCATTCTATTGAtactttgggggtttttttgtccaCCAGTTCAGAGCAAATGCAGTATCTTTTATTTGGTTTTAGAGTCATAATGAAATGTTAAGAGAAAAAAACatacccccccccctctctctctcttaagcGATTCCTTAAGCATCCAGTCTTCATTTCAACAAAAATCCTCTTTTGTCCAAGGACAATAGTTTTGAGCAGCCAGTCCTTTAACACACTTTATCTTCTTCCTTCGCTCTACTTATGCCGTTTTAGGTAATGTCCTAAAATGTTTTGGCAGAAGTAAACttaatatatgtataaatatatttgtCTTGTAGGAAAGAAGAACAGAAAGAATATTTTGCCTCCTCTTTGAAAAGCGTAGAATTAAATCCAAATGAAAAAGCTACTTTAGAAGAAGTTACGGTAGAAGATCAGAGGcttcaaaatgaaaacaaaagcacCGGACATGATTTACGAGAATCCAGTTCTGAATGTAGAATAGATTGCTTGGACCCTGCTGTGTTACCAGCAGGGATCAAAATGGAATCCCTTCTTGAAACAGAGTTGAGACCAATCTCGGATTCCGGTGAAAATACTCTGTCATGCAATAATGGGGCGTTGAAACTTCAGATTGAAGCAACTGCATATCATGAAATTATGGAGCCAGAATTCAGAGAGACACAAAATAAAGATGGAGATCTAAATTCTGACAGCTCAGTAAAACCCAGAATGTTAAACTTTGTGGGAGACTGGCCAGTAGAACAAACTTTGGGTCAAAGGGTGAAAAGAATTAAAAGATTAGAAAAACATGCCAGGAAGGACAAAGGAGATTTAAGTGCGCCGACATCTACTCTTGATCCGTTAAGGAATACAAGTGAAGATAAAACATTGGATTTGATAGACAGTCTTCAGGACCTGCCACTTTCTGAAGATCGGCGTGAAGACAAATGTGAAGAAAGCAGCTGTAGCCTTCCTTCTATGTCAATACCTGAGGTTGGTACGGAAGTCCATACGACAGAATTGCTGATGGTAGGAGACTGGCCGGTCCAAACTTTACAGCAGAGACAACACAAGATGAAAAGAATAACCAAGCGAGACATTAGCGAGTCAGATGGATTAGGAAACGGTGAAGATGATGTCAGCATCGGTGATGGGACTGCAGCATCTCAGCCCAATGAAACATCTGCCGTTGTGGAAGAGCAGGGGGCCTCTTCGAAAGAGGAACGCTTTCAAGGGTCTGAAATCGCAGCTTCTGAGCCTCTGAGTGAGAAAAAGCCGGTGCTAAATAAAAGAACAAGAAAGCATCATAAATTGGCTTTGACGTTTACCAACAATTCGGCCCTCAGCAAACCAGAGGAACCCCTGTCTCTGTGCACTTGGATCGAAGAAAAACCCAACCGATGTGTGGTGTCCCAGGCTACCAAATCTTCACAGACAGAACCACGAGATTTTGCCCTTCTGTGGAGACTGGAGAGAGAGATTGTCTTTTCAGAAGATACAAAAGTACTGCACGGCAGACTCGACGGATTCGTACCCAAAAAGGTTGAAGCCATTCCAGGTTGCCCGGAAAAAATACCCTACAAAGTCACCTATGAGAGAAGCACCTATGTAGAAGAAAAGGAGCTGGTGAGGGTCGATGAAACGGAGAACCTCAATATTTTGTGTAAACTCTTTGGGTCGCTTTCGTTCGATGCCATCAAAGATCTGTATGAACGATGTAACCGAGATATGGATTGGGCCACGGGGCTCCTGTTAGACTCCGCCGAGAAGCTCTGCAAAGAAGACGACGTCGGAGACCTGCAGGAAGCAGAGGTTCGGCTCCCTGACGTGTCTCTTCCTTCGAAGAGACACCCTGTGCCTGAAGACAGATTGGCGGGTTCTGTGGCAATTACTCAAGCGACTGCAATTTCGAAGATTATTCACAGATCCAAAATAACGAAAGTTCCCCTTGGCAATGACAGTGAAAACCTTTCTGGCCTTCCTGTAGGACACGGCGTATGTTCTTCAGGAGAAAACAAAATTCATCTGTTACCTGCTGCAGGAGACCATGTCGTAGACCCATCAGATCTGGAGGTAGGTCCTTTGGACGTGCAAACGAAACAGGGAATTTCTAGAGCACTATCCGAGAACGAGGCGCGAAGGACATCCTCGGTTCATGAAATGGATGTCGCCGTTCCCGACGATGGTGACATCCCTTTGAAAGCCACCTGTGATGTGGAAGAGGCCCAGCTTGGAGCAAACTTTCAGGAGGGACCGTTTTCAGAAGAGACCTCAGATTTGAAGCTGATGGAAGCAACCGATTTGTGCAGTGCAGAAAGCCAGAAATTTGAGCCGTGCAGAAAAACGGATTGTAAACCCGGCATTGTGGTTCCGACACAAAGTGAAAAGAACATATTTGATCAAGACAACGGGACAATCAAGTTGCAGAACTCCGTATCTCATTCAAGGTCCGTGACCATAGATTGTCTCGAACTGGTCTTGGCCCCAGAATTAGCCATGcagttaagtgaaatatttggaCCGGTTGGAGTTGATGCAGGTAATAACATCAGTGACTATTTCACCTAAATACAAgagtaaattgattctgaactgggaactgatgattgtatatacctAGCAGATCTTAACAGTTAAAAGAACTGAAGAGGTTAAATAATAGAAGTTGGTATAGATTAGGCAATAATACATAATGAATTAAGCCACTTTGGGTCATTGTTCATAATTCATAGTTTATTTTTGGCCTGCTACATGGGTTTGACATTTTTTTGTTCTGTGGCTAGCTAGCTGCTAATTTATGGGGAGACTGTAGTAAATCATTTTTGTACAACTAATTACTTACTTGTAGTAAAAGCTTTAatgttattttatcttataacggCAAAATCTGTTCCAATTACGGGCCCAGAATCTAGAGTGGGTAGGTGATCTAATGCTACCCGAATATTAGTGATTTCATCTTTTATCATCTTAATCAACATTTCTATACAAGCTGCCAAGAGAGAAATTTGAAAAACAAGTAAATACGATTTTGGTCTTggctgactggctggggaattctgggagttgaagtccacagatcttaaaatttGTCCAGGTTGGACACTCCCAGGTTATAACATTTCTATGCTTGCACATTACTTAGatggcacattttaaaaaaaaaaaagaaggaaagctcaatagtgtcttttaaaaaaagcattaactAAATACCAGTACAATAGAATGAGATTCTCTTTAAATTTGTATGTGACTTTTATCTctcgtttttttcccctccttccatAAGGATCACTAACTCCTGATGACTACGTGGTTCATATCGATCTGAATTTGGCCAGAGAAATTCATGACAAATGGAAAGCATCTATTATGGTTAGTCGGCTTAAATTAAATCTGCAGATAGGTTTACTGTTGTTCACGACTGAATATTACATGGCATGCATTATAttacagaatatttattttttttaacttgttctATAAATTATTGACATTTCAATAATTTGTAGAACAATTATGTTGCACTTGGTCCAaacacatttctttaaaaatatgtatagcTGGTTCTTGACTTACAGGCATAACAGGGCATGGAATTTCCATTGTAATTTGTTTCTCCAgacatgaaagtagaaaaatagggaccacctttggtgggaaggtaacaagagttccatgcgcttttggcatttagtcatgccagccacataaccacggagacgtcttcaaacagtgctggctcttcggcttagaaacggagatgagcaccgccccctagagtcggcaacgactagcacatatgtgcaaagggaacttttacctttactcaAGTGTCCTGTTAGTACTTACAATGTACTAATATTATCAATGTTTTCATTTAGAAGCGTCAGAGGAGAGAAGACGAATTGCACAAACTCCTTGAAGAAAGTAAGTACCGTCTTCAATTATCACAGTTCTTCTATTCGTAAAATCTACCATTGCAAAGATCTTGCTTCCTTCTATGCCTGCTCCCACTACCAACGTTTCTTAATGTGCAGGCTTCTACTCCCatggctgattggggaattctgggagttgaagtccacacgtctaaAAAGTTGCTGTCACTGATTGATGGGATGTAAATAGGCTAAGCTGACAAACAGCAATGGGTTTcaagattgtattttttttttttaacagaaatgtATCCCTTTTGTGACTTTGTTCTCTTTGTATATAATTCAGTGTGGTTTATAGCCACCTATTTTTATGTttggcaattttttaaaagtgcagCATCTCACCAGCCCGAGGTTGAtgcatccttccatctttccgaggttgggtaaaatgaggacccagattgttggggggcaatctCATCAATGGAGATACACTAAATAGtactagaacagaatagaatttttttattggccaagggtgattggacacacaagaaatttgtcttggtgcatgtgctcttagtgtacattaaagaaaaaatacattcgtcaagaatcataaagtacaacactttatgatagtcatagagtacaaataagcaatcaggaaccaatcaatatcaatagaaatcataaggatgcaagcaacaaagttacagccatacagtcataagtggaaggagatgggtgatggaaacgatgagaagattaatagtagtgcagatttagtcaatagttcaacagtgttgaaggaattatttgtttaaaagagtgatggcgtttgggaaaaaactgttcttgcgtctagttgttctggtgtgcagtgctctatagcatcgttttgagggtaggagttgaaacagtttatgtccaggatgtgagggatctgtaaatattttcaaaactaaGCAAACAATTTATAAATAGTAGCAACTATTTTAGTAAGGAACACTAGAATAGAATTGATACACATGCTGTATTTTGGGGtgcaatataatatttttttcccctgtctacATTCAAAGGGGCAACAGTTTGATTATATTCTGCATTTCATCATTTCAGTTGAccttaaaatacagaatattttctttaagatcgtcttcaaaaaaaaaaggaaatctaaATAATACGCCGCTTCATCTCCCATTGTTATTTGTTCTCAAGATCCCGTGCTGTTTGAGCGGCTGCACCCAGGCAAAGTGGATGACGTGCTTTCCCAGTACGCGGCTGATTTTCAAGAGCAGGAAAGTTTACCTACCGCTGGGTCGTCTGGAACCTCGGCAGCTTCCGATGTTTTCCCCTACATGGATCACTGGAATGTTCACACTCAGAGAGTATCGCTGCGGGAAATCATGTCGGAAGAAATTGCGCTGCAAGAAAGGCTAACGGTGGTAGGGTATTGCTGCTGCCTCTGCCGGGTGGAAGTCTCATCTTGAGCTGTGTTATGATAAGGGTTCCCAACAACCCAGCTGCCAGCCTGCTAGTGCTTTCCAGCATTGTGCTGTCAGTTCTGGTCTTTCCAATAGGGTCCCGAATCCCACCTTCCCACTCCGTAAGCCTTCGAAGCATAAGCAGCTACAAGAGGACGCGGATGATCAAGAAATCTGTTGTTTCTGGATGCGCGTCATGAAATCAGATGCACGTATGTCGCATCCTGACAGCACAATGCACATGTCGTCATTCGAACAAAATTCTGGATTCATTATTAAACATGTATTGCCTAATCGATCCCACTTTTGCCCCCCCAAGAATTCACAGTGGAAGTCACAACGCTCCCCcctctgttttttcccctcaaaacaACCCTGTAGGGTTGGGTGGTTGACCAAAGGACTGCATGGCATAAAGCACCCTGAGAGTCCCAGTAGGCTCAGAGTGTTTCGAACCCAGGTCCCTAAAGCATTAGGGCAGCACCTTAAATATATCATTCTGCAGAGCGGTAGGACTACTGtacataccagtgatggctaacctttttgccattgcgtgccaagatggggggggggaaggttcacgcgcgtgcatgcccacacccataattctgtgcGCCCTGTCCTGCGCATGGGTGCAcaaccccctcctcctccccccccccccccccgctcctggcacatgagggcctggtaggctcgtttttctttctcacctgactccagatcctctctatgcatttggggagggcaaaaacagccttccccaccccctcggaggccctccggaggcccaaaagggcccgtttcccaacttccggttggataaGAAGTGACTTTTCTGCTGTCccagctccagagcctctctaggagtctctggaggctggacagcaaaaaaacgtcacttcctgtccaaccggaagttgggaaacgggccgttttgGACCTCCAGAGgtcctggggaaggctgttttcgccctttcTAGTtgtatagagaggatctggagccaagtgagagtAAAACCACCCActacaggccctccggaggcaggaaacagcctgtttccctacttctggtggggtcAGAAGGCCTgaatatcagctggctggcggtcacatgcgcgccggagctgagctggtGTGCCCGCTGATATGGCTacgattcgccatcatgggtgtCTACTCATGGATAAGCCAAGAATTTTAGATGCCTCAAAAGATCAGGTTCACCTATATGTGGCTGGGCACCATGTAtggtaatactttttaaaagtacaGTAATGGATCTTAATTTAcaacaagttcatttagtgaccattcagagttataatggcactgaaaaaagtgacatgattatttttcacacaaccgttgtagcatccacatgatcaaaattcaggcaccggGCAACTGGctaatatttatgacggtcgcagtatcacctttttgcgaccttcggacaaacagagtcagtgggggaagcccagattcacttaacaaccatgtcactatcttaacgactgcagtgattcactgaacaactgtggcaagaaaggtcgtaaaatagggtaaCATtcccttagcaacggaaattttgggctcaattgtagtcgcaaGCCAAGGACTACTTACATATTTAAGGATAAGACAAGAATTGTAGGTGCCAAAAGACAATCAAATTATCAATTTCATCTTATCTGTGGCTGGGCTTATGCCCCAGTATATATGATGatacttttaaaaagtacagTATCCATATTTCCCATATGTATCTGGATAAACCAACTCTCAAatgtttaatccaaaatactatgAAAAATTTTCATGATCCTTTGTTTAAAGATTTGAGGATTGGCTCATCTGCAGATAGGCTTACATGCAagtacagcagtggccaaaaatgtggaaatcttttggggaaagtgtatttttgaggtttgatggctaataacaccactttttttggagtttcaagataatcctattccactgctggaatggcctgggaagagcccagcccttcacccaatggaaaatctatggagctgactcaaGAAACTTGGTAGTCAGAActtgcgacccagcaataaaacccagttaatagaagccatcattcaatcttagtttcgcattataacagctgcagaactaaaagatctgtaattcatgctaaaggttacccaactaagtattaactgacatggtaatcatttttgtatatctcattttttctacatgtttcacttttcttctttacactgtaactactattctaatagcaaatccttcataaaagtgattgcattacgttcttgattaaattatctttccattgatatataattttgatACCActctaaaaaaaagtggtgttattagctagttttagaaaagacacttttctcaaaaggtttccccaATTTTGCCCACTACTTATGGTAATAActaatgcaaaaacaaaaaatggtGCCATGATTTAATATTTGCACTGTATCATTGTAGAAATACTTTAGAGGTAtaattgtgtttgtttgtttttctctctttttgtctttttgtggGCTAGAAACCTTTCCCTTGCATTGCTAAAAAAGACTGTGCTGCGAAACTGAAGGAAAAACAACTTTTGGAGTTATTCCCAACCATTAACGCAAACTTTCTGATGGACATCTTCAAGGATTACAAGTGAGGCATTTCTTTCGTAATACGAGTCGCATCCGTTACATGAAAGTTATTCTGCCTGAAGTGACtccttgtgttgttgttttaatttgtcagTTATTCCTTGGAACCGACCGTCCAGTTTCTCAATAGCGTCCTAGAGGCAGATCCCATAAAAACTGTGATCGCTAAAGAGCCCGCTCAGAATGCCAGGCGTTCTCCTAGCAGCACTTCAAAGACCCGAGAGAAAAAGGTAACCGCTGTCTCGCATGAGCGTTGCAAATCTGTTTTCTGTAAGGGGCTTTTACAAACACTTAGGTGAAGTGGGGGCCTTGATGCTTtcttgagcttggttgcttttcttGCGGACGTTTTGTTAGGCAAGTAGGGGAACAAGACTTACGTACCGTTCAAAAGGGACAGTCCAAAAGCCAAAAAGATCGCAACACCTCCTGACCAGCAATCAACAGCCGGATTAGCAGAGATTAACATCGAGTGGTAAACAGTCCCCCAATGAAGGAACTACAAATTcagtaaacaataccctaatcaagacaCCACCAGGAACACTCCGACAACATTGACAGGGCAGGCCGCTTGTATAGAAACAGAGAGCAAAACCgggtcccttccagcactgatgatgttacttaatagggtcatgaaatgtccaTGAGAAAACCCCCAATCTCAGagtgcaccaagaaccccacagcttTTCTCTTTCACCACTTCCTCCTCCATAAATCCCATTCTCtgccaacactgatgatgttccctagttgggtcatgaaacttccCCAAGAAAACTCAGCTTGAAGGATCCCACAGttgtcttttccttctccttcctctgtctcttcctcctcctcctccccttctccccctGCGCCACTCCACAAACCCTTTCCAgcattgatgttacctagttgggtcatgaaacgtctgcaaggaaaccaccaaactcagagagcatcaaaggccCCACAGttccaccctgagctacaaatagattggatcctgcaacattatcctgggacgcgTATAACTTGTCTTCATTCGTACAAATATATTTGCGCAAATACATTCTTCTATTGGCACTAAGTGAAGCTCACTTTTTCACAGTACAGCTTTTTCTCGGTTGTCCTCGAGCTACGCCAATGAGCTTTGCCTTGAATTGTGTCCATAAACACCTCACTTTTCAATCCCAGGCTAAGAAGACGAAAGAACTGGAAGACATTCTGAGCGAGAAGGGATTCCAAGACACTCAATATCCAGGCTACGAGGACTTCAGGGCCGAGGCGTTCCTTCACCAACAACAAAGGCAAGAATGCCTAAGGAAAGCCGGAGAAGCCTATCGCATGGGAATGAAGCCAGTAGCGGCGTTTTATGTGCAACAGGTAACTTTCTTTTAAACAGTGGTGAAGCAGCATTTCAGCACAAAGACACCCATTCCGGAAAGACACAAACGGCATGGGAACATGAGGAAGCAGGACGTGGTTTCTTGGATGATataattctgtttttgttttaagaTGGAGACTGTCCTCCTCCCTTCATCGCCGTGATTTCCTGGAGGCAAGAATTGAGGATCAaatgaatacaggcagtcctctact
This DNA window, taken from Ahaetulla prasina isolate Xishuangbanna chromosome 8, ASM2864084v1, whole genome shotgun sequence, encodes the following:
- the N4BP2 gene encoding NEDD4-binding protein 2 isoform X5 → MPKKKKNLGVSPSRKNTNPETASATDASSSPASLHGINKEKLISGLSEMFSDLDPTVIYMVLSECDFKVEETMDYLLELSTAAKDTVCSSKVSGFDSLSALLVGENNSSCGTRELEGNDATAVGKGGEESQPPLSSEELALLIENSLEDCSRKSEAKESENDRLLGSLTQAQDHSNSNCTELCLKSNATAIENWFAALKPSYNEAAESTSISEIETKDILTPNPENYSLPEVVLDSGAVSEIVTLADKAESYTEPNQMHNVLFDFTAVSTLTTQHRQVFAKIETNAFPNSHASSQAAEDQGNVVTLYNNLKQFCVPDLCAGSGLKSAPMMKETDPSRHTWSSPFSLFQKYPQKLNFYPAFESQCKNHSFVTPIAISPGKWRPPSDFRSRGKTFCSPEVSQSWEGLSPVPKKCGNKNERQRHHFSQVQQLPGGHLMNRKTFAGHVLVLLRGLPGSGKSYLARKEEQKEYFASSLKSVELNPNEKATLEEVTVEDQRLQNENKSTGHDLRESSSECRIDCLDPAVLPAGIKMESLLETELRPISDSGENTLSCNNGALKLQIEATAYHEIMEPEFRETQNKDGDLNSDSSVKPRMLNFVGDWPVEQTLGQRVKRIKRLEKHARKDKGDLSAPTSTLDPLRNTSEDKTLDLIDSLQDLPLSEDRREDKCEESSCSLPSMSIPEVGTEVHTTELLMVGDWPVQTLQQRQHKMKRITKRDISESDGLGNGEDDVSIGDGTAASQPNETSAVVEEQGASSKEERFQGSEIAASEPLSEKKPVLNKRTRKHHKLALTFTNNSALSKPEEPLSLCTWIEEKPNRCVVSQATKSSQTEPRDFALLWRLEREIVFSEDTKVLHGRLDGFVPKKVEAIPGCPEKIPYKVTYERSTYVEEKELVRVDETENLNILCKLFGSLSFDAIKDLYERCNRDMDWATGLLLDSAEKLCKEDDVGDLQEAEVRLPDVSLPSKRHPVPEDRLAGSVAITQATAISKIIHRSKITKVPLGNDSENLSGLPVGHGVCSSGENKIHLLPAAGDHVVDPSDLEVGPLDVQTKQGISRALSENEARRTSSVHEMDVAVPDDGDIPLKATCDVEEAQLGANFQEGPFSEETSDLKLMEATDLCSAESQKFEPCRKTDCKPGIVVPTQSEKNIFDQDNGTIKLQNSVSHSRSVTIDCLELVLAPELAMQLSEIFGPVGVDAGSLTPDDYVVHIDLNLAREIHDKWKASIMKRQRREDELHKLLEENPVLFERLHPGKVDDVLSQYAADFQEQESLPTAGSSGTSAASDVFPYMDHWNVHTQRVSLREIMSEEIALQERLTVKPFPCIAKKDCAAKLKEKQLLELFPTINANFLMDIFKDYNYSLEPTVQFLNSVLEADPIKTVIAKEPAQNARRSPSSTSKTREKKAKKTKELEDILSEKGFQDTQYPGYEDFRAEAFLHQQQRQECLRKAGEAYRMGMKPVAAFYVQQGQLHEEKMKEANQDAAQQIFEKVNASKLPINLLDLHGLHVDEALGHLSRVLQEKTKEYSLTGGIPYLYVITGRGNHSQGGVARIKPAVTKYLTSHKFRFTEIKSGCFKILLE